From the Sphingomonas mesophila genome, one window contains:
- the pdxA gene encoding 4-hydroxythreonine-4-phosphate dehydrogenase PdxA, which translates to MPLPPARPLAVALGDPAGIGPEVVAKCWDSRAAFDLPPFVAIGDVRSIAAVWDGPVELIEDPADADAAFDFGLPLLHVAASEHSMPGHPTGPGAHCSLDSLELAIGLARSGSAEAVVTGPVSKEQLYGIGFTHPGQTEFIAERCGIAAPNVAMMLAGPTLRTVPVTTHVSLADVPARLTPSLVAARGRATMRGLQRLFGIPEPRLAVAGLNPHAGEGGALGREEIEIIGPAIDLLRADGWQVIGPLPADTMFHAAARSRYDAALCMYHDQALIPLKALHFEEGVNITLGLPLVRTAPDHGTAFDIAGQDRADPRAMAAAIRMAQSSADHRRAFGPA; encoded by the coding sequence ATGCCCTTGCCCCCTGCCCGCCCGCTTGCCGTAGCGCTTGGCGACCCAGCTGGGATCGGCCCCGAAGTGGTCGCCAAATGCTGGGATTCGCGCGCCGCTTTCGACCTTCCGCCGTTCGTCGCGATCGGCGACGTGCGCTCCATCGCGGCGGTGTGGGACGGGCCGGTCGAGCTGATCGAGGATCCGGCGGACGCCGATGCGGCGTTCGATTTCGGGCTTCCGCTGCTGCACGTCGCGGCATCCGAACACTCGATGCCCGGCCATCCCACCGGCCCCGGCGCGCACTGTTCGCTCGACTCGCTCGAGCTCGCCATCGGCCTGGCCCGCTCCGGCAGCGCCGAGGCGGTGGTGACCGGCCCGGTGAGCAAGGAGCAGCTTTACGGGATCGGCTTCACGCATCCGGGCCAGACCGAATTCATCGCCGAGCGCTGCGGCATCGCCGCGCCCAATGTCGCGATGATGCTCGCCGGTCCGACGCTGCGCACCGTGCCGGTGACCACCCACGTTTCGCTTGCCGACGTGCCCGCTCGGCTGACGCCGTCGCTGGTCGCGGCGCGTGGCCGGGCGACGATGCGCGGCCTCCAGCGCCTGTTCGGCATCCCCGAACCGCGGCTGGCGGTGGCCGGCCTCAATCCTCATGCCGGCGAGGGCGGAGCACTCGGCCGCGAGGAGATCGAAATCATCGGCCCGGCGATCGATCTGCTTCGCGCCGACGGCTGGCAGGTGATCGGCCCGCTGCCTGCGGACACCATGTTCCACGCCGCCGCCCGCTCGCGTTACGACGCGGCGCTGTGCATGTACCATGATCAGGCGCTGATCCCGTTGAAGGCGCTGCACTTTGAGGAAGGGGTCAACATCACCCTCGGCCTGCCGCTCGTGCGGACCGCGCCAGACCACGGCACGGCCTTCGACATTGCCGGCCAGGACCGCGCCGACCCGCGCGCGATGGCCGCCGCGATTCGCATGGCGCAGTCGAGCGCTGACCACCGCCGCGCCTTCGGTCCGGCGTGA
- the rsmA gene encoding 16S rRNA (adenine(1518)-N(6)/adenine(1519)-N(6))-dimethyltransferase RsmA, with product MSEPEPLRAVIARHDLAASKALGQNFILDRQLLARIAAVPGDLAGRTVYEVGPGPGGLTRALLDAGARVVAVERDRRCIAPLAELEAEFTGRLKVIEGDALEVDERSVAGEGAHVVANLPYNVGTALLLRWLGGEAWPPWWASLTLMFQREVVERIVAAPGSDHYGRLAVAAGWRSRARIAMLVHRSAFVPPPKVMSAVVHIVPEDAPDGVRHATIERLTAAAFGQRRKMLRQSLKELPGALDALTVEGIDPARRAETLGVADYVRVARRLDAT from the coding sequence GTGAGCGAGCCCGAGCCGCTGCGCGCGGTCATCGCCCGCCACGACCTCGCCGCGAGCAAGGCGCTCGGCCAGAACTTCATCCTTGACCGCCAGCTGCTCGCGCGGATTGCCGCGGTCCCCGGCGATCTGGCCGGACGCACGGTCTACGAAGTCGGGCCGGGCCCCGGCGGCCTGACCCGCGCCCTGCTCGACGCCGGAGCACGGGTCGTCGCGGTCGAGCGCGACCGTCGCTGCATCGCGCCTCTGGCCGAACTCGAAGCGGAATTCACCGGCCGCCTCAAGGTCATCGAGGGCGACGCGCTCGAGGTCGATGAGCGCTCGGTGGCGGGCGAAGGCGCTCATGTTGTCGCCAACCTGCCCTACAATGTCGGCACCGCGCTGCTGCTGCGCTGGCTCGGCGGCGAAGCGTGGCCGCCGTGGTGGGCGTCGTTGACGCTGATGTTCCAGCGCGAGGTCGTCGAGCGGATCGTCGCCGCGCCCGGCAGCGACCACTACGGCCGGCTCGCCGTGGCCGCCGGCTGGCGCAGCCGCGCGCGGATCGCCATGCTGGTGCATCGCAGCGCATTCGTCCCGCCGCCCAAGGTGATGAGCGCGGTCGTTCACATCGTCCCTGAAGACGCGCCGGACGGCGTGAGGCACGCGACCATCGAGCGGCTGACCGCGGCCGCGTTCGGCCAGCGCCGCAAGATGCTCCGCCAGAGCCTCAAGGAGTTGCCGGGCGCGCTCGACGCGCTAACCGTCGAAGGGATCGACCCCGCCCGGCGGGCGGAAACGCTTGGCGTCGCCGATTACGTCCGCGTCGCGCGGCGGCTGGACGCGACCTAA
- a CDS encoding tetratricopeptide repeat protein, translated as MRLSPLILLCGLAASSMAVPVAGQRADDQITPQSMAALKRGEVLIDAGKYVEADDALEAALVLDPKNRAAFVAMARVAMKQKLYGQAIRYTNRALALEPTDRAALALQGQAMVEAGATPRARETLAKLQKLCASTCPEAATLSAAIARGPTLAAAKPTTPATTKKN; from the coding sequence ATGCGCCTGTCGCCTTTGATCCTGCTGTGCGGTCTCGCCGCTTCGTCCATGGCGGTGCCGGTTGCCGGTCAGCGCGCCGACGACCAGATTACCCCGCAATCCATGGCGGCGCTGAAGCGCGGCGAGGTGCTGATCGACGCCGGCAAATATGTCGAGGCCGACGATGCGCTCGAGGCGGCTTTGGTGCTCGACCCCAAGAACCGCGCGGCCTTCGTGGCAATGGCGCGGGTGGCGATGAAGCAGAAACTCTACGGCCAGGCGATCCGCTACACCAATCGCGCGCTGGCGCTCGAGCCGACCGACCGCGCCGCGCTTGCGCTTCAGGGCCAGGCGATGGTCGAGGCCGGCGCCACCCCGCGCGCCCGCGAGACCCTCGCGAAGCTGCAGAAGCTGTGCGCCTCGACCTGCCCCGAAGCGGCGACTCTGAGCGCCGCCATCGCGCGCGGTCCGACACTTGCGGCGGCCAAGCCGACGACGCCGGCGACCACCAAGAAGAATTAG